The following proteins come from a genomic window of Deinococcus sp. YIM 134068:
- the pgi gene encoding glucose-6-phosphate isomerase, with translation MTSPAASSLTQLPAWKALQAHADLVRGLHLRELFAADGGRGERLMAEGAGLYLDYSKNRVTDETLGLLLNLARETGVEARRDAMFAGERINVTENRAVLHTALRAPRDTEVRVDGQNVVPDIHEVLDRMAAFADRVRAGEWLGFTGQPIRNIVNIGIGGSDLGPVMAYEALRFYSRRDLTLRFVSNVDGTDLSEKVRDLDLAETLFIVSSKTFTTQETMANATSARTWLLAALGDEAAVARHFVAVSTNAAGVSGFGIDTENMFGFWDWVGGRYSVGSAIGLSLMLAIGSDGFREFLAGLHEMDEHFRTAPLEGNLPVLLGLLGVWYRDFFDAQTHAVLPYDQYLQYFPAYLQQLDMESNGKHVTLDGREVDYQTGPVVWGQPGTNGQHAFYQLIHQGTSLIPCDFIGFCQTLNPLPPHHDLLMANVFAQTEALAFGKTLEEVQSEGVSPDLAPHRVFEGNRPTNTLLADRLTPRILGALIALYEHKVFVQGAIWNINSFDQWGVELGKVLAGKIVPELQADGEPELGHDSSTNALIRRYRTRRG, from the coding sequence ATGACTTCCCCCGCCGCCAGCTCCCTGACGCAACTCCCGGCCTGGAAGGCGCTTCAGGCCCACGCCGACCTGGTGCGCGGCCTGCACCTGCGCGAGTTGTTCGCCGCCGATGGGGGGCGGGGCGAGCGCCTCATGGCCGAGGGCGCGGGGTTGTATCTCGACTACTCCAAGAATCGGGTGACGGACGAGACGCTGGGCCTGCTCCTGAACCTCGCGCGGGAGACGGGCGTGGAGGCGCGGCGGGACGCCATGTTCGCGGGCGAGCGCATCAACGTGACCGAGAACCGGGCGGTCCTTCACACGGCCCTTCGCGCCCCGAGGGACACCGAGGTGCGGGTGGACGGCCAGAACGTCGTCCCCGACATTCACGAGGTTCTCGACCGCATGGCCGCCTTCGCCGACCGGGTGCGTGCGGGCGAGTGGCTGGGCTTCACGGGGCAGCCCATCCGCAACATCGTCAACATCGGCATCGGCGGCTCGGACCTCGGCCCGGTGATGGCCTACGAGGCGCTGCGGTTCTACTCGCGGCGTGACCTCACCCTGCGCTTCGTGTCCAACGTGGACGGCACCGACCTCTCCGAGAAGGTGCGCGACCTCGACCTGGCGGAAACCCTGTTCATCGTGTCCAGCAAGACCTTCACCACCCAGGAGACGATGGCGAACGCGACGAGTGCGCGGACGTGGCTCCTCGCGGCGCTGGGGGACGAGGCGGCGGTCGCGCGGCATTTCGTGGCGGTCAGCACGAACGCGGCGGGTGTGTCGGGGTTCGGCATCGACACCGAGAACATGTTCGGCTTCTGGGACTGGGTGGGGGGCCGCTACAGCGTGGGCAGCGCCATCGGCCTGAGCCTCATGCTCGCCATCGGGTCGGACGGGTTCCGCGAGTTCCTGGCCGGGCTGCACGAGATGGACGAGCACTTCCGCACCGCGCCGCTGGAGGGGAACCTGCCCGTTCTGCTCGGCCTGCTCGGCGTGTGGTATCGGGACTTTTTCGATGCACAGACGCATGCCGTCTTACCTTACGACCAGTACCTCCAGTATTTCCCGGCCTACCTCCAGCAGCTCGACATGGAGAGCAACGGCAAGCACGTCACGCTGGACGGGCGCGAGGTGGACTACCAGACGGGTCCCGTCGTGTGGGGCCAACCCGGCACGAACGGACAGCACGCTTTCTATCAGCTCATCCACCAGGGGACCAGCCTGATTCCCTGCGACTTCATCGGCTTCTGCCAGACGCTCAATCCCCTCCCGCCGCACCACGACCTGTTGATGGCGAACGTCTTCGCGCAGACGGAGGCGCTGGCCTTTGGCAAGACGCTGGAGGAGGTGCAGTCGGAGGGTGTCTCGCCGGACCTCGCGCCGCACCGCGTCTTCGAGGGCAACCGCCCCACGAACACGCTGCTCGCCGACCGCCTGACGCCGCGCATCCTCGGTGCCCTCATCGCCCTCTACGAGCACAAGGTCTTCGTGCAGGGCGCGATCTGGAACATCAATTCCTTCGATCAGTGGGGCGTCGAACTCGGCAAGGTCCTCGCCGGGAAGATCGTGCCTGAGCTTCAGGCGGATGGGGAGCCGGAGTTGGGGCACGACTCCAGCACGAACGCGCTGATTCGGCGGTACCGGACGCGGCGGGGCTAG
- a CDS encoding DUF421 domain-containing protein produces the protein MDAVIRGVVIYLVLTVIFRIAGKRALSQITTFDLVLLLIISETTQQALIGEDYSVTAALLLILTLVGVDIAFALWKQRSPSLDRLIDSVPVLIVENGQPLKDRMDRAQVDENDVLSAARMLQGLERLDQIKYAILERDGNISIIPKA, from the coding sequence ATGGACGCCGTAATTCGCGGAGTCGTCATCTACCTCGTGCTCACCGTCATCTTCAGGATCGCGGGCAAGCGGGCGCTGTCGCAGATCACGACCTTCGACCTCGTGCTGCTGCTCATCATCTCGGAGACGACCCAGCAGGCGCTCATCGGCGAGGACTACTCCGTCACCGCCGCCCTCCTCCTGATCCTGACGCTGGTGGGGGTGGACATCGCCTTCGCCCTGTGGAAGCAGCGTTCGCCGTCGCTGGACCGGCTGATCGACAGCGTGCCCGTCCTCATCGTGGAGAACGGCCAGCCGCTCAAGGACCGCATGGACCGCGCGCAGGTGGACGAGAACGACGTGCTGAGCGCCGCGCGCATGTTGCAGGGGCTGGAACGCCTCGACCAGATCAAGTACGCCATTCTGGAGCGGGACGGCAACATCTCGATCATCCCGAAGGCGTGA
- a CDS encoding butyrate kinase encodes MIAHVVNPGSSSVKLACATVLPGDNPALPGQLRVSLTRAEVPLSGPPGEEDVGALAEAVLAATADWPTPDALVARGGWLGQVPAGTYRVTPELARFAASAGHDAAGLGGALALAVAGVRGVPAFVVDPQSVNDLLPEARVTGLAGVTREARFHALNARVVARRAAHEVGKRLQDARVVVAHLGATTSVTAFDGGRAVDTTGTGPDGGPLGALQAGPLPAMTLLRLARDLPEAEVRRLLAAESGFLALTGTANLRELEAREATDPTVQAATAAFVHQACKAIGEQCGALPARPDALALTGGVARWDSLVDRIERRIAWIAPVIVIPGELELEALAEGAGRVLLGLEAPREWTPPVPVPTAGSV; translated from the coding sequence ATGATCGCGCACGTGGTCAATCCCGGTTCCAGCAGCGTGAAGCTCGCGTGCGCGACCGTTCTGCCGGGCGACAACCCCGCGCTGCCCGGCCAGCTCCGGGTAAGCCTGACCCGCGCGGAGGTGCCGCTCTCCGGCCCGCCCGGCGAGGAGGACGTGGGAGCGCTGGCGGAAGCCGTGTTGGCCGCGACCGCCGACTGGCCCACGCCCGACGCGCTCGTGGCGCGTGGCGGGTGGCTGGGGCAGGTTCCGGCGGGCACGTACCGGGTGACGCCGGAGCTGGCGAGGTTCGCTGCCTCCGCCGGACACGACGCGGCGGGGCTGGGGGGGGCGCTCGCCCTCGCGGTGGCCGGGGTGCGGGGGGTGCCCGCCTTCGTGGTGGACCCCCAGAGTGTGAACGACCTGCTGCCGGAGGCGCGCGTGACGGGGCTGGCGGGCGTGACGCGCGAGGCCCGCTTCCACGCCCTGAACGCCCGTGTGGTGGCCCGCCGCGCCGCGCACGAGGTCGGTAAGCGGCTTCAGGATGCCCGCGTGGTCGTCGCCCACCTGGGAGCCACGACGAGCGTGACGGCCTTCGACGGAGGCCGGGCCGTGGACACGACGGGCACGGGTCCCGACGGCGGGCCGCTGGGGGCGCTCCAGGCCGGACCGCTCCCCGCCATGACGCTGCTGCGGCTGGCGCGGGACCTCCCGGAGGCCGAGGTGCGCCGTCTGCTCGCCGCCGAGAGCGGCTTTCTCGCGCTGACGGGCACGGCGAACCTGCGCGAGCTGGAGGCACGCGAGGCCACCGACCCCACAGTTCAGGCTGCAACTGCCGCCTTCGTGCATCAGGCGTGCAAGGCCATCGGCGAGCAGTGCGGGGCGCTGCCCGCCCGCCCCGACGCGCTGGCCCTGACCGGGGGCGTCGCCCGCTGGGACTCCCTCGTGGACCGCATCGAGCGCCGGATCGCGTGGATCGCGCCCGTGATCGTCATCCCCGGCGAGCTGGAGCTGGAGGCCCTCGCGGAGGGAGCGGGCCGCGTCCTGCTCGGTCTTGAGGCACCCCGCGAGTGGACGCCGCCCGTGCCCGTCCCTACCGCCGGGAGCGTCTAG
- the hpf gene encoding ribosome hibernation-promoting factor, HPF/YfiA family has product MHIYQLSGRNMDVTDALRDYVEEKLTRLDRFSDQITEARVTLTVRDVRDAARRNRVEVQLNVPHGIVRAEEHHADMYAAIDRASDVLERQLRKFKTRYMRHRQVAAPEPEPGLAEQDVGVDDDIDDVPAEIVRQKRVDLRPMSPEDAVAQMEALGHDFYVFKNMATDGCAVVYRRRDGHYGLIEPN; this is encoded by the coding sequence GTGCATATCTACCAGCTCTCAGGCCGGAACATGGACGTGACCGACGCGCTGCGCGATTACGTCGAGGAAAAGCTCACGCGCCTGGACCGCTTCAGCGACCAGATCACCGAGGCGCGCGTGACCCTCACCGTGCGGGACGTGCGCGACGCCGCCCGGCGCAACCGCGTCGAGGTGCAGCTCAACGTTCCCCACGGCATCGTCCGCGCCGAGGAGCACCACGCCGACATGTACGCCGCCATCGACCGCGCCTCGGACGTGCTGGAGCGCCAGCTCCGCAAGTTCAAGACGCGGTACATGCGTCACCGTCAGGTCGCCGCCCCCGAACCCGAACCCGGCCTCGCCGAGCAGGACGTGGGGGTGGACGACGATATAGACGACGTGCCCGCCGAGATCGTCCGCCAGAAGCGCGTCGATCTGCGCCCGATGAGTCCCGAGGACGCCGTGGCGCAGATGGAGGCCCTGGGGCACGACTTCTACGTTTTCAAGAATATGGCGACGGACGGCTGCGCGGTCGTGTATCGGCGGCGGGACGGGCACTACGGGTTGATCGAGCCGAATTAG
- a CDS encoding TetR/AcrR family transcriptional regulator, which produces MKVDRAEQDDARRERIARAAFELFARSGLDATSAQDIARAAFVSRTNLYRYYPSKVHMLLAHFERTVGDTRDEALSRLQAGAAPQAVWAHVTGRMADLGVRYRHLVGAVGHAVLGARRAEEPGEGVRTALTLVALVEPVLIAMRERGALRDGVNTHLLSALLVDACLLALLHGGHRDQREVLRDWQDRFSLLTHGVLAPGVSPAEVGGGAASGQPPAASEGKG; this is translated from the coding sequence ATGAAGGTGGACCGGGCCGAACAGGACGACGCGCGGCGGGAACGTATCGCCCGCGCGGCGTTCGAGCTGTTCGCCCGCAGCGGGCTGGACGCCACGAGCGCGCAGGACATCGCCCGCGCCGCCTTCGTGAGCCGCACCAACCTCTACCGCTACTACCCCAGCAAGGTCCATATGCTCCTCGCGCACTTCGAGCGCACGGTGGGCGACACCCGCGACGAGGCGTTGAGCAGGCTCCAGGCGGGCGCGGCCCCGCAGGCCGTGTGGGCGCACGTCACCGGGCGGATGGCCGACCTCGGCGTGCGCTACCGCCACCTCGTCGGGGCGGTCGGGCACGCGGTCCTCGGGGCACGGCGGGCGGAGGAACCCGGCGAGGGCGTCCGCACCGCGCTGACGCTCGTGGCGCTCGTCGAACCCGTCCTCATCGCCATGCGCGAGCGGGGGGCGCTCCGCGACGGGGTGAACACGCACCTGCTCAGCGCCCTCCTCGTGGACGCCTGCCTCCTCGCCCTGCTGCACGGTGGGCACCGCGACCAGCGCGAGGTCTTGCGTGACTGGCAGGACCGCTTCAGCCTGCTCACTCACGGCGTTCTCGCTCCGGGGGTCAGTCCCGCCGAGGTGGGGGGAGGGGCGGCCAGCGGCCAGCCTCCAGCCGCCAGCGAGGGGAAGGGCTGA
- a CDS encoding DUF721 domain-containing protein translates to MSMKGKGSRRTGNTRSLGDLMGATLGTARLARGVGRARAIILWPQAVGPEIARMTRPRSQQGGTLFVEVRDSATAHHLTLQRHHFLKSLNALLGEGGVNEIRFTVGTVRAPALAPRAAPLPAPDRARAQSLVRNVEGELKEVALRAAEAITRARKWREEQGWRPCPVCGEASREQPCRACALTLEDPNVRRAARALTRAPERLPMLPAILGDSGTNAARFLALETLEDQLGLLALECVRGGGEGNYREFLAQQADIYLALAHRKPRSVLTKADRTLLPERARRVLEAGR, encoded by the coding sequence ATGAGCATGAAGGGGAAGGGATCGCGCCGCACGGGGAACACCCGCAGCCTCGGCGACCTGATGGGCGCGACGCTGGGCACGGCCCGGCTGGCGCGGGGGGTGGGGCGGGCGCGGGCCATCATCCTGTGGCCTCAGGCGGTCGGCCCGGAAATAGCGCGGATGACCCGGCCCCGCTCCCAGCAGGGAGGCACCCTCTTCGTGGAGGTGCGGGACAGCGCCACCGCCCACCATCTCACGTTGCAACGCCACCACTTCCTGAAGAGCCTCAACGCCCTGCTGGGCGAGGGGGGCGTGAACGAGATTCGCTTCACGGTGGGCACGGTGCGCGCCCCGGCCCTGGCTCCCCGCGCCGCGCCCCTGCCTGCTCCCGACCGCGCCCGCGCACAGTCCCTCGTGCGGAACGTGGAGGGCGAGTTGAAAGAGGTCGCTCTCAGGGCCGCCGAGGCGATCACCCGCGCCCGCAAGTGGCGGGAGGAACAGGGCTGGCGTCCCTGCCCGGTGTGCGGCGAGGCGAGCCGCGAGCAGCCGTGCCGCGCCTGCGCGCTGACGCTGGAGGACCCCAACGTGAGGCGGGCCGCCCGCGCCCTGACGCGCGCGCCCGAACGTCTGCCCATGCTGCCTGCCATCCTGGGCGACAGCGGCACGAACGCCGCCCGTTTCCTCGCGCTGGAGACGCTGGAGGACCAGCTCGGCCTCCTCGCGCTGGAGTGCGTGCGCGGCGGGGGAGAGGGCAATTACCGCGAGTTCCTGGCCCAGCAGGCGGACATCTATCTTGCCCTCGCCCACCGCAAGCCCCGGAGTGTCTTGACGAAGGCGGACCGGACGCTCCTGCCGGAACGGGCGCGGCGGGTGCTGGAGGCGGGGCGCTGA